In one Pungitius pungitius chromosome 13, fPunPun2.1, whole genome shotgun sequence genomic region, the following are encoded:
- the vsir gene encoding V-type immunoglobulin domain-containing suppressor of T-cell activation: MISSVTFILILVRSTFNVQAMERGSACRTSPWGKKALFWFSVVFHVIGGKGDTSHAHSTLSVSVPNLYYTCPEGATVQLVCDQRGATLHSNDVLQRSWLFTPHSDQHCKGPAGPRHTTWGHSHGNHSLPPGLQYGSTEHNFWVLLKNVSHADQGRYCCMLLDLHREHKHTTLVQKPHSHVILHVTPRRYGSQECTVWNPTPAGGTVPVALAVAACILALLSLPLILVLVYKQRQNSQSSRRAQELVRMDSEAQGHENPVFLGGSPQIKTRTVSQIMTRQSSETGRHLLSEPGTPLSPPAHGDVFFPIEDTIPESPDFLQL, from the exons ATGATATCGTCagtcacttttattttgattttggtTCGCTCCACGTTCAACGTGCAGGCCATGGAGCGAGGATCAGCGTGTCGGACATCCCCGTGGGGAAAGAAGGCTCTGTTCTGGTTCTCGGTTGTGTTTCACGTCATTGGAG GTAAAGGCGACACGTCCCACGCCCACTCCACTCTAAGTGTTTCCGTCCCCAACCTGTACTACACCTGTCCCGAGGGGGCGACAGTCCAACTGGTGTGTGACCAGCGAGGGGCCACCTTGCACTCCAATGATGTCCTGCAGCGCAGCTGGCTTTTCACGCCCCACAGTGACCAGCACTGCAAGGGACCGGCGGGCCCACGCCACACCACCTGGGGCCATTCACACGGGAACCACAGCCTGCCGCCGGGGTTGCAGTATGGATCTACAGAGCACAACTTCTGGGTGCTTTTGAAGAATGTGAGCCACGCTGACCAGGGCCGCTACTGCTGCATGCTCCTGGACCTCCATcgggaacacaaacacaccacccTCGTGCAGAAACCCCACAGCCACGTCATCCTGCATGTGACACCAC GGAGATATGGGTCTCAGGAATGCACTGTCTGGAATCCAACACCAGCTGGAG GCACCGTGCCGGTGGCCTTGGCCGTAGCAGCCTGCATCTTGGCCCTGCTGTCTTTGCCTCTCATTCTGGTGCTGGTGTACAAACAGAGGCAGAACTCCCAGTCAAGCAGGC GTGCACAAGAGCTGGTGAGGATGGACAG TGAGGCTCAAGGCCACGAGAACCCCGTGTTTCTTGGGGGATCGCCGCAGATTAAGACCCGCACCGTTTCTCAGATAATGACCAGGCAGTCCTCGGAGACGGGACGCCACCTGTTGTCTGAGCCAGgaacccccctctctcctcctgcacacGGGGACGTATTCTTTCCAATAGAGG ACACCATCCCTGAGTCTCCGGACTTCCTGCAGCTTTAG